A genomic region of Lonchura striata isolate bLonStr1 chromosome 8, bLonStr1.mat, whole genome shotgun sequence contains the following coding sequences:
- the LOC144246722 gene encoding transient receptor potential cation channel subfamily M member 8-like produces the protein MPKSYSLLHRVCRASTTYNFDHCTFSGNESKPLCVELDANNQPRFPEWITIPLVCIYMLSTNILLVNLLVAMFGYTVGSVQENNDQVWKFQRFFLVQEYCSRLTIPFPFVIFAYIFMVLRKCFKCCCNKESKEPSICCSRNEDNEILAWEAVMKENYLVKINTKANDSSEEMVHRFRQLDAKLSDLKGLLKEISSKIK, from the exons ATGCCCAAGAGCTATTCTTTGCTGCACAGGGTCTGCAGGGCAA GTACCACCTACAACTTCGACCACTGCACTTTTTCTGGGAACGAGTCCAAGCCCTTGTGCGTGGAGCTGGATGCCAACAACCAGCCCCGCTTCCCAGAGTGGATCACCATTCCCCTTGTGTGCATTTACATGCTCTCCACCAACATCCTCCTGGTCAACCTGCTCGTGGCCATGTTCGG TTACACTGTTGGATCAGTGCAAGAGAACAATGACCAGGTGTGGAAGTTCCAACGCTTTTTCCTGGTGCAGGAATACTGCAGTCGCCTGACCatccccttcccctttgtcATCTTTGCCTACATATTCATGGTGCTGAGGAAATGCTTCAAGTGCTGCTGtaacaaagaaagcaaagagcCATCCATTTGTT GCTCAAGAAATGAGGACAATGAAATCCTGGCATGGGAAGCTGTCATGAAGGAAAATTACCTTGTCAAAATCAATACAAAAGCAAATGATTCATCAGAAGA GATGGTGCATCGATTCAGACAACTGGATGCAAAG